Part of the Synergistaceae bacterium genome is shown below.
TCACAGCAACAAAAACAAACTGCACAAAAGTGTAGTTCTGATTGATAGCCTTTATCCCGGCATCAACGGCGAAAAAACTTAAACCTATTGCATCCAGCACCACAAGGACCCATTTGACAGAAAAGGCCTGAGGCATAATAAAGACGAAGAGAACTGACAACATGACAAGGCCAATGGTCGAATAACTTGAGAAAAAGACGGGTACGCCGACATCCATGACGACGTCTCTCATTATTCCGCCTCCGCACGCCGCGGTGAAAGCAAGAACGGAGACTCCGAACAGGTCCATCTTTTTCTGCATTGCCGTGAATGCCCCGGTAACAGCAAAGCTGATGACCCCGATATATTCAAGTATGCTTATTATCCCGATCTGGAAAGAGAACAGTTAAAGGACCCCCTTTTTTTTAAAATAATGGCAAGCGATAATTAAAGCAGCTGAGCAATGGCTGAGCGGGGTTGCTGAGCAATAGCTGAGCGATCGTAAAATCGGTCAAATACTTAAGAAAACGGTCATGCTTTTGAAGATCCATAAACCTTTGAAAAAAACCCATTATATTTCTTTTTGCAAAATAACTTCGGATAAAATGCTGCGGGAACGGAAGTACGACCGTTCCCGCAGCATTTTATTACATATCCTGCA
Proteins encoded:
- a CDS encoding trimeric intracellular cation channel family protein, producing the protein MLEYIGVISFAVTGAFTAMQKKMDLFGVSVLAFTAACGGGIMRDVVMDVGVPVFFSSYSTIGLVMLSVLFVFIMPQAFSVKWVLVVLDAIGLSFFAVDAGIKAINQNYTFVQFVFVAVITSVGGGIMRDILAQRIPVIFRRDIYALAAFAGVICMWFIYPIIGERAAMKLGLAMIFSIRIISVYFDINLPVLRASGDAGKQEASRGKSRESIGNR